A single window of Oncorhynchus clarkii lewisi isolate Uvic-CL-2024 chromosome 10, UVic_Ocla_1.0, whole genome shotgun sequence DNA harbors:
- the LOC139418013 gene encoding zinc finger CCHC domain-containing protein 10-like, producing MATPMHRIIARRQAEANKQHVRCQKCLEFGHWTYECTGKRKYLHRPSRTTEMKNKLKENQNKQVNITGPGKESSNEKKTKKKRSKDASGGGSSSSSSSDSDSSSSDSSSDSSDSSSSSSDDSDSSSDSSSSSSSSSSSSSASDSSEGSDSDQGPPKKKKKK from the exons ATGGCGACACCCATGCACAGAATTATTGCCCGTCGGCAAGC GGAGGCAAATAAACAACATGTTCGGTGTCAGAAGTGTTTGGAGTTTGGACACTGGACATATGAGTGTACTGGCAAACGAAAATACCTTCACAGGCCATCAAGGACAACAGAAATGAAAAATAAACTGAAAGAAAATCAAAATAAACAGGTCAATATCACAGG ACCAGGAAAGGAAAGCTCCAATGAGAAAAAAACTAAGAAGAAAAG GTCAAAGGATGcaagtggtggtggtagtagtagcagcagcagcagtgactCTGACAGCTCTTCCAGTGACTCATCGTCTGACAGTAGTGACTCCTCAAGCTCTTCGTCGGACGACAGTGACAGCAGTAGTGACAGCTCTAGCTCCTCTTCCTCTAGCAGTTCAAGCAGCTCGGCCTCTGATTCATCAGAAGGAAGTGATTCAGATCAAGGTCCTcccaagaagaaaaagaagaaatgA